A window of Fluoribacter dumoffii NY 23 contains these coding sequences:
- a CDS encoding DUF1566 domain-containing protein, which produces MCRFKELHFYFFLLLIIPLQSLWAQESPKTNETAQLTISAGKKGSICSKSLQNCSIQISQNLPQCIARPGAITITNNSKIVAKNIQASSSDANFRTYVVQNNGCPSSLLPGRSCTITFSTNTSIAFFIPNVVVKGTNTSSTFFDMQSLRCAPQATISAPARAIIPTNDSVGIDITVLNISSIPASNVRVSLPTTWTSVTSTTCPVIPANGSCTITLTSNSSIPFAPRGGILVTGDNVASPPSIALAFSIEGYLVFSVKNSTSYVVSDSEPAFPSSWSSDKVNVPGITETSTSPPDNCNGATDGYCNTSEITSFDPMSLAAGYCFFELFPSATWYLPSICELGTSGSAGCPANTSSIYTLYSLGFLTGVSGQYWSSTESSANPTNNAWFLNFTNQGAQGISDKFTSLKVRCARAF; this is translated from the coding sequence ATGTGTCGCTTTAAGGAACTCCATTTCTACTTTTTTCTTTTGTTAATCATTCCGCTTCAATCCTTATGGGCTCAGGAATCACCCAAGACTAATGAAACAGCACAGTTAACCATAAGTGCAGGTAAGAAGGGATCCATTTGCTCGAAATCACTGCAAAATTGTTCCATACAGATTAGCCAGAATCTGCCCCAATGTATAGCCAGACCGGGTGCGATTACAATTACTAATAATTCCAAAATTGTGGCAAAGAATATACAGGCTTCATCTTCCGATGCTAATTTTAGGACTTATGTGGTGCAAAACAATGGTTGCCCTTCTTCATTATTGCCTGGGCGCAGTTGTACGATTACCTTTTCTACCAATACGTCAATCGCTTTTTTTATACCTAATGTAGTAGTCAAAGGTACAAACACTTCTTCGACTTTTTTTGATATGCAATCTTTAAGATGCGCCCCGCAAGCAACCATTAGTGCTCCTGCAAGGGCAATTATCCCTACTAATGATTCAGTAGGGATTGATATCACGGTACTCAATATAAGCAGCATCCCTGCCTCAAATGTTAGGGTCAGTCTCCCAACAACATGGACGAGCGTCACCAGCACCACATGTCCTGTTATTCCGGCCAACGGTTCGTGCACCATAACCCTGACTTCAAATTCTTCTATTCCATTCGCTCCCCGCGGCGGGATATTGGTTACAGGAGATAATGTCGCCTCCCCCCCTTCAATAGCGTTGGCTTTTTCCATCGAGGGGTATCTCGTGTTCTCGGTAAAAAATAGCACCTCATATGTGGTATCCGATAGCGAACCTGCTTTCCCGAGTTCCTGGAGCAGCGACAAGGTTAATGTCCCCGGAATCACGGAAACTTCGACCAGCCCTCCCGATAATTGTAACGGCGCTACCGATGGATACTGCAACACCAGTGAAATAACAAGCTTTGACCCAATGAGCCTTGCTGCCGGTTACTGCTTTTTTGAGTTGTTTCCTAGCGCCACCTGGTATTTGCCGTCTATTTGTGAGCTGGGAACTTCCGGAAGTGCAGGTTGCCCTGCCAATACCTCGAGCATTTACACTCTGTATAGCTTGGGATTTCTGACCGGTGTTTCAGGCCAATACTGGAGTTCTACGGAATCCAGTGCCAACCCTACGAATAATGCATGGTTTTTGAATTTTACCAATCAGGGCGCCCAAGGAATCAGTGACAAATTTACCTCGCTCAAAGTTCGCTGTGCACGTGCCTTTTAA
- a CDS encoding cation-translocating P-type ATPase, with product MKQWHALTIEETKNVLAKHNEHLSVNEIKDMESSRWFILLARQFTNILILVLLIATLLSFFLGDIIDALAILAIVLFNGLLGFVQEWKAQNAIKNLKNMLTSQCRVIRNGLELVIDVKKLVPGDCVLMDGGDIVPADIRITAVADLMINEATLTGESEPITKITERLPAETLITDRKNMAYMGTHVMSGQGQGLVVAIGMDTEFGRLAELTGSIHEEETELQKQLSFIGKRLGLLAIITSVGVILIGVLAGFDPIRMLMTGISLAVSAIPEGLPAVVTIALALGARAMAKKKALLRHLQAAETLGAVSIICTDKTGTLTQNEMKVQVIWLFEKSLQLTGVGYTPEGEFILNGEVINPQSLPELMTLLETGYQCNHARIYQEGEEWKIIGSPDEAALLVAAVKSGLSCAHPAALVKEFTFDSIKKRMTVIEDAGDFQIIHSKGAPEVILPLCTYYLFGAQENELNSDSRNKIENAYINLAQNGLRTLALARKIVPKHLKLSRKEAENNLVFIGLVGFMDPPREEIPRALATAKNAGIKVVMITGDSPVTAKAIANQIGLHVDKVITSSELKTLSDHKLKELLKQNVLFARTIPEDKFRIVKLFQDQGQLVAMTGDGVNDAPALKQADIGIAMGIRGTDVARSVADIVLSDDNFASIIDAVEEGRRQYANLRKFVLYLASSNLGEVLAILISLLLSGGLIVIPVQILWINLVTDSATALSLSVERAEKGIMHRPPRQADKPIFDRMSLILVIAFGAYIGMVTFLVYQLYFPQSYELANTIAFTSLVVLANIHTLNFRSFYKPIYTIGWFSNKWILIALLSMLGLHVMAIYNPGPQRILHTVPLSISHWGVILLCALPIFLIPELYKMIKNKGS from the coding sequence ATGAAGCAATGGCATGCTTTAACCATCGAGGAAACTAAAAATGTTCTTGCAAAACACAATGAACATTTGAGTGTCAACGAAATTAAAGATATGGAATCTTCACGCTGGTTTATCCTGTTAGCGCGCCAATTTACCAATATTCTTATTCTGGTTCTCCTAATCGCTACCCTGCTTTCTTTTTTTTTAGGCGATATTATTGATGCGCTGGCCATTCTTGCCATCGTTCTATTTAATGGGTTATTGGGTTTTGTCCAGGAGTGGAAGGCGCAAAATGCCATTAAAAATTTAAAAAACATGCTCACTAGCCAATGTCGGGTTATTCGTAATGGGCTAGAGCTAGTTATTGATGTAAAAAAACTTGTCCCTGGTGATTGTGTGCTTATGGATGGCGGAGACATAGTACCTGCAGATATCCGCATCACCGCCGTAGCCGATCTAATGATCAATGAAGCTACTTTAACAGGGGAGTCGGAACCCATCACTAAAATAACAGAGCGCTTGCCGGCAGAGACTTTAATTACAGATAGAAAAAATATGGCCTACATGGGAACCCATGTGATGAGCGGACAAGGGCAAGGCCTGGTGGTTGCTATTGGTATGGACACTGAATTTGGCCGCCTCGCCGAGCTTACAGGCTCAATTCATGAAGAAGAAACAGAGCTTCAAAAGCAGCTTTCATTTATTGGGAAACGCCTAGGATTGCTAGCGATTATTACCTCGGTTGGCGTCATCTTAATTGGCGTATTGGCGGGTTTTGATCCCATCCGCATGCTAATGACGGGCATTTCTCTTGCGGTATCTGCTATTCCAGAGGGACTGCCTGCGGTGGTGACCATTGCCCTTGCTTTAGGTGCCCGGGCCATGGCGAAAAAAAAGGCCCTCCTTCGGCATCTCCAGGCTGCAGAAACATTGGGTGCTGTTTCAATCATTTGCACGGATAAAACAGGAACCCTGACTCAAAATGAAATGAAAGTTCAGGTAATTTGGTTGTTTGAAAAATCTCTGCAACTCACTGGAGTCGGTTATACCCCCGAGGGAGAATTTATACTCAATGGAGAGGTGATTAATCCGCAATCCCTCCCAGAATTAATGACATTGTTAGAGACAGGATACCAATGCAATCATGCACGCATCTATCAAGAGGGAGAGGAATGGAAAATCATTGGCTCCCCAGACGAAGCAGCCCTGCTCGTCGCTGCTGTTAAATCCGGGCTCAGCTGCGCTCATCCCGCTGCTCTTGTCAAAGAGTTTACATTCGATTCGATCAAAAAACGGATGACTGTCATAGAAGATGCAGGGGACTTTCAAATTATCCATAGCAAAGGGGCTCCAGAAGTCATTTTGCCTTTGTGTACTTATTATCTGTTTGGAGCCCAGGAAAACGAACTAAACAGCGACTCGCGAAACAAAATCGAAAATGCTTACATTAATTTAGCTCAAAATGGTCTTCGTACACTGGCCCTAGCCAGGAAAATTGTTCCCAAGCATCTTAAACTATCCAGGAAAGAAGCTGAAAATAATTTAGTCTTTATCGGACTCGTCGGTTTCATGGATCCGCCACGAGAAGAAATACCCAGGGCATTAGCAACAGCAAAAAATGCAGGTATCAAAGTCGTTATGATTACTGGGGACTCCCCGGTGACCGCAAAAGCAATTGCCAACCAGATTGGCTTGCACGTAGATAAAGTGATAACCAGTAGTGAATTAAAAACACTCAGTGATCACAAATTAAAGGAACTTTTAAAGCAAAATGTTTTATTTGCAAGAACAATCCCTGAAGACAAATTCCGGATCGTGAAACTGTTCCAGGATCAAGGCCAATTGGTAGCGATGACGGGAGATGGGGTCAATGATGCACCCGCTTTAAAACAAGCTGATATTGGAATTGCGATGGGAATACGGGGAACTGATGTTGCCCGCAGTGTGGCTGATATCGTTTTATCAGATGATAATTTTGCCTCCATTATTGATGCGGTGGAGGAAGGGAGACGCCAATATGCAAATCTGCGGAAATTTGTCCTTTATTTGGCATCTTCAAATCTAGGTGAAGTTTTGGCTATCCTGATTAGTCTGCTCTTAAGTGGAGGATTAATTGTCATTCCTGTGCAAATCCTTTGGATAAACCTGGTCACAGATAGTGCAACGGCCCTTTCTTTGAGTGTGGAACGTGCTGAAAAAGGAATCATGCACAGGCCGCCACGGCAAGCTGACAAACCCATTTTTGATCGCATGTCTTTGATTCTGGTTATTGCCTTCGGCGCTTATATTGGAATGGTAACCTTTTTAGTATATCAATTGTATTTTCCGCAATCGTATGAATTAGCGAATACCATTGCTTTTACTTCCTTGGTCGTGTTGGCTAATATCCACACACTCAATTTCCGCAGCTTCTATAAACCGATTTATACAATAGGCTGGTTCTCGAATAAATGGATTTTAATTGCGCTGTTAAGCATGTTGGGTTTACACGTCATGGCGATATACAATCCTGGACCTCAGCGCATTTTACATACAGTACCTTTATCTATTAGCCATTGGGGAGTTATTCTCTTGTGCGCCCTGCCTATTTTTTTAATTCCTGAACTGTACAAGATGATTAAAAATAAGGGCAGTTGA